The DNA segment CAACATGCAGGCTCAGCTCAAAACGCCGTTTGTTGAACAGCCTCTATTACTGATTTCTGAATGGAAGAACAAACAGGGTAACTTGAAGATTGTTGCCAAGGGCGATAAAACGCCGTTGGCCGATTTGCCGTGGACGGTAAGCCGTCATGAAATCCACGTGAATAAAGGCCAGTGGCGTTGGCCTTATGCGCAGCAACCGTTGCAGGGCGGTATCGATCTCACCCTGACCAACTGGGATAAAAATTACCAGCAAACGCAAATTGAAGCGCGAATGAACGTGCTCACGCAGGGTAATCACGGCAAAGGTAACGTGGTCGTGAATCTTGGCCCAGGCAAACTCAGCGTGATCGATAGCAGCATGGCATTTCGCGTTACCGGTCTTGTGAATAGTCAAAATCTTTCTTTAACGGCGTCGATCCCCGGTTTACTGACCGGCAGCGTGCTGAATCCTTTGTTGACGCTAGATAGTGGTTCACTGCTGCGGGCATGGGGGCGTTTAGACGATCAAACCACGCTGCAAGAAGCGCGTTGGCCGCTGGCAGGCATTAAGCTCAACGCGGAAGGTGTGACTGGTCGTTTGCAGGCGATCATGAAAGTCAAAGACAGCTACTGGGGTAATTTCAAATTGCACCTAGACGGTCAGGCGCAGCAATTCATGCCTGATAAAGGCCAATGGCAGTGGCAATATTGGGGTAACGGCGATTTACCACCGTTGGCAGCGAAATGGGACGTGGGTGGTCGTGGCGAATGGCTAGGAAATACCATCCGCCTGAATCAGCTCTCGACCGGATTTAATAAAATCCACTATGGCATGATGACGGTGGTCAAGCCGCGTTTAACCATCGGTCAGCCGATCGTTTGGGTTCGGGATGAAAAACAGCCGAAATTTACCGGTGCGTTCATGCTTGATACCCAAAAGGTGGAGCTGGAAAACGGCGGTTATCTCCCGCATGCCATTTTGAACCTTGCTGCTACCGGGACTGCACCGGATCAGTTCTTATTAAAGGGCGATCTTCACGCAGAACGCATTGGCCCTATTAAGCTAAATGGGCGCTGGGACGGGGAAAGACTGCGTGGTGAAGCCTGGTGGGCAAAACAACCCACGGCGGTATTTCAACCGCTGTTATCGCCCGATCTGAATATCACGCTGCGCGACGGTGATTTTTACGCACAGGCGGCATTCTCGGCCGCGCGAGAACAGGGCTTCGAGGCTGGCGGACACATGGTGGTGAAAAACGCCGGTATGTGGCTGAAAGACGGAGAGATGAGTGGATTAGATTTCATCATGGCCTATCGTCTGAAAAATGAGGTATGGCAGTTGGGAGCTAAACAGCCGATTAGCATGCGGATTAAACACCTGTCTAACCTGTTTGAAATGAGCAATATTTCGGCTGACCTACAGGGCTACTATCCGTATAGCGATCGCGCTCCGTTGGTACTGTCAAACGTCGGTGTCGATATGCTGAAAGGCCATATTGGTTTTGATGCGCTGCGTCTGCCACAACCGGCGTCAACGGTCTTGAGATTGAAAGATATCGATCTTAGCGTGCTGTTTACCGCGCTAAAACCAAAACAGTTTGCGATGTCAGGTCGGGTAGACGGTGAGCTGCCGCTGTATCTGAAAGACGCACAATGGCTTATCCGCAACGGCTGGATTGATAATGCGTCTATGCTGACGCTGCGTCTCGACCCTGATATGGCTGATGCAATGGCTGCCAACAACATGGCGGCAGGCGCTGCAATCGAATGGCTGCGTTATATGGAGATCAGTCGTTCGCGAGCCGAAGTTAATTTAAGTAATTTAGGGGTACTCACCATGGCGGCGACGATCCGTGGGGTGAATCCTCAGCAAAGCGCACACCGTGAGGTCGTGCTTAACTATCATCATGAAGAAAATATTTTCGAGCTTTGGCGGAGTTTACGTTTTGGCGATAATTTACAGGAGTGGCTGGAGCAAAGCCTCTCAACCCCTGCGAGGAGTGAGCATGAGCAACCTTAAGGTTTGGCTACTGGCGACGGCAGTCTGTGTATCATTGACGGGATGCATCCCCCGCATTGAGGTAGCCGCGCCAAAAGAGCCGATTACCATCAATATGAACGTCAAAATTGAACACGAAATTCATATCAAAGTAGATAAAGACGTCGAGAATTTATTGAAAACCCAGTCGGGGCTGTTCTAAGGAGAATCCGATGAGAAAGTCGTTAATCGCTCTGTTGGGTGCCGGTTTACTGTTTAGCAGCGCCGTTTTTGCGCTCACGCTCGATCAGGCCAAGCAGCAAGGCCGCGTGGGTGAAACCTTGAGTGGCTACATTGTGGCTATTAAACAGGACAAAGAAACACTGGCTCTGGTGCAACAAATCAATACTGGGCGTGCCGAGAAATATCAGGAAGTGGCGAACAATAACCATATCAGCCGGGAAGATGTCGCCAAAATGGCAGGGCAGAAGCTGGTGGAACGCGCTGCCTCTGGTGAGTATGTACGCGGTATCAACGGACAGTGGCTGCGAAAGCCCTAGTTTGAGTGACAGAAATACAGCCACAAAAAAACGCGCTTCTGATCAAACAGAGCGCGTTTTTTATTTCTTGCTTACGACGTTATCCAGACACAGGCGTTAGAGGGTAAGCAATACAGAGAATACTTAAGCTGTAGCCAGCTGATTAATCAGTGCTTTAGCATCTTGCTGCGCTTTGGTTGCCATCTCTGGGCCGTAAGCGATCCCTTCTTCAAACACGAATTCAACGTCGGTCAAACCAATAAAGCCCAAGAATACGCGCAGGTAAGGCGTTACCAAGTCGGTATTGGTATCTTTATGGATACCGCCGCGGCTGGTCAGCACATAAACTTTCTTGCCTTTCAGCAAGCCTTCAGGGCCTGCTTCGGTGTAGCGGAAGGTCACACCGGCACGCGCTACCAGGTCAAAATAGTTCTTCAACTGGGTTGGAATGTTGAAGTTATACATTGGCGCGGTAATCACGATAACGTCAGACGCTTTCAGCTCTTCAATCAGCGTATTGGATAATTCCAATGCTTCTTGCTGGCGTGGCGTTAATGGCGCATCAGAAGGTCGCAGCGCACCGACTAACTCACCGTCCAACACAGGAATTGGGTCTGCGGCCAGGTCGCGTACCTGAATTTTGTCGTCGCTGTGCTGCTGGCGCCATTGGTCAACAAAGTAATCAGCCAGAACGTTAGACTGAGAGTAGTTAGCCAGAATGCTAGATTTAAGAACCAATACGTTGCTCATGGTGATTTCCTTGTGACCTAATCGCTTAGGCTGTTTCAGACTATTTGTTGATATCAGGACGTGGTGTCCATCGCATGGAAGACACTTTATTCATAAAACCCCACCAGTGATAGCGCAATAATTCGAGCCCTTTGTTCAGTTTTATTGAATGTGATTAAGCGAGGCATCATTTACAGGAATAGGGGACGTACGCGGTGACGAGAGAATACGTGGCTCAGGCTGCTGACAAACGCAGGCCTGTGATACAATTACAGATAGAATCCGTCATTAGAATGACGTTATTAAAAACAACAAATAACGATGGTTTTACATTTTCACCTGTTGTTCGCCATCCGTTTCAAGGAATATTGATTGTGACATCCCCGCTAAGCGCCATCGCCTCGCAGCTTGATGAATTGATGCTGCGCGATAAACAGCGTCTGATGCGCCGCATACAGGGCGCCAAAAAGGTCAAAAAATCCGAAAGCC comes from the Hafnia alvei genome and includes:
- a CDS encoding YdbL family protein; this translates as MRKSLIALLGAGLLFSSAVFALTLDQAKQQGRVGETLSGYIVAIKQDKETLALVQQINTGRAEKYQEVANNNHISREDVAKMAGQKLVERAASGEYVRGINGQWLRKP
- a CDS encoding YnbE family lipoprotein, whose product is MSNLKVWLLATAVCVSLTGCIPRIEVAAPKEPITINMNVKIEHEIHIKVDKDVENLLKTQSGLF
- a CDS encoding YdbH family protein; protein product: MIKWLKRLFAALIAIFLALTFLWLTVAHWLPWVIKQWLPAGTRVEFSARPYWSNGALHLPGLSYLAEDCRLGDLSAARLRYQQGRWQMLADTLDVNTQCLEKLPSSDTPSTPLELDKIQRSLPLFDVAINHLIVSPWQDYAGAISVVNNADGQTVRYRSDRLSLDARLDDKQKLTVKKLSLKVPQTDQPIELDGELQIPLDLASLPRSGNMQAQLKTPFVEQPLLLISEWKNKQGNLKIVAKGDKTPLADLPWTVSRHEIHVNKGQWRWPYAQQPLQGGIDLTLTNWDKNYQQTQIEARMNVLTQGNHGKGNVVVNLGPGKLSVIDSSMAFRVTGLVNSQNLSLTASIPGLLTGSVLNPLLTLDSGSLLRAWGRLDDQTTLQEARWPLAGIKLNAEGVTGRLQAIMKVKDSYWGNFKLHLDGQAQQFMPDKGQWQWQYWGNGDLPPLAAKWDVGGRGEWLGNTIRLNQLSTGFNKIHYGMMTVVKPRLTIGQPIVWVRDEKQPKFTGAFMLDTQKVELENGGYLPHAILNLAATGTAPDQFLLKGDLHAERIGPIKLNGRWDGERLRGEAWWAKQPTAVFQPLLSPDLNITLRDGDFYAQAAFSAAREQGFEAGGHMVVKNAGMWLKDGEMSGLDFIMAYRLKNEVWQLGAKQPISMRIKHLSNLFEMSNISADLQGYYPYSDRAPLVLSNVGVDMLKGHIGFDALRLPQPASTVLRLKDIDLSVLFTALKPKQFAMSGRVDGELPLYLKDAQWLIRNGWIDNASMLTLRLDPDMADAMAANNMAAGAAIEWLRYMEISRSRAEVNLSNLGVLTMAATIRGVNPQQSAHREVVLNYHHEENIFELWRSLRFGDNLQEWLEQSLSTPARSEHEQP
- a CDS encoding FMN-dependent NADH-azoreductase gives rise to the protein MSNVLVLKSSILANYSQSNVLADYFVDQWRQQHSDDKIQVRDLAADPIPVLDGELVGALRPSDAPLTPRQQEALELSNTLIEELKASDVIVITAPMYNFNIPTQLKNYFDLVARAGVTFRYTEAGPEGLLKGKKVYVLTSRGGIHKDTNTDLVTPYLRVFLGFIGLTDVEFVFEEGIAYGPEMATKAQQDAKALINQLATA